The Methanofervidicoccus abyssi genome includes a region encoding these proteins:
- a CDS encoding DUF2096 family protein, with the protein MENKRSAYGVDKQWVVLNELAFLLVRQGKKVPEEVFSILRNAKNIISYYLLDEHTSFNTLLKANNELAKVQSILFTLCEEDTIKEYMEKLTQAMMDKLDVEFPLDRNLFNTEVKKRNNIQSIRIRLDGELQPEILSNFSEWYGVIFEYSKEFENYIVIEGEENRVKNALKNFSTVWKFLRNNSTAGKY; encoded by the coding sequence ATGGAGAATAAAAGAAGTGCTTATGGTGTAGATAAACAGTGGGTAGTGTTAAATGAACTCGCCTTCCTTCTTGTCCGCCAAGGTAAAAAAGTGCCTGAGGAAGTTTTTTCCATACTGAGAAATGCAAAGAATATAATCTCCTACTATCTTTTAGATGAACACACCTCTTTTAACACACTGCTAAAAGCTAACAACGAACTAGCAAAGGTACAGTCTATACTCTTTACACTCTGTGAGGAAGATACAATAAAGGAATACATGGAAAAGCTTACTCAGGCTATGATGGATAAGTTAGATGTAGAGTTTCCCCTCGATAGAAATCTATTCAATACAGAGGTTAAAAAAAGAAATAACATCCAATCTATAAGAATAAGATTAGATGGAGAACTTCAGCCAGAGATTCTAAGCAACTTCAGTGAGTGGTACGGTGTAATATTCGAGTACAGTAAGGAATTTGAAAACTATATAGTAATCGAAGGGGAGGAAAATAGGGTAAAAAATGCACTGAAGAATTTCTCCACTGTTTGGAAATTTTTAAGGAATAATTCTACAGCAGGGAAGTATTAG
- a CDS encoding DUF749 family protein codes for MDEYMHTAKLITILSVEEGLKTELAHNIRVRASLENRVLKKEDTIAVLNIVGTTSYQVFFIDDRNSLDVIKSELDKMGVLLNYDSEKILQRYIQKKMK; via the coding sequence ATGGACGAGTATATGCATACAGCAAAACTTATAACTATTCTCTCTGTTGAGGAAGGGCTAAAGACAGAGTTAGCACATAATATAAGAGTTAGGGCCAGTTTAGAAAATAGAGTGTTAAAAAAAGAAGATACTATAGCAGTACTCAATATAGTAGGTACTACAAGCTATCAGGTTTTCTTCATAGATGACAGGAACAGTTTAGATGTTATAAAGTCAGAATTAGATAAAATGGGTGTATTGCTGAACTACGATTCAGAGAAGATTCTACAGAGATATATCCAAAAAAAGATGAAATAG
- the flaK gene encoding preflagellin peptidase FlaK: MVDLIFYNYLIGLICLVIGAIQDLRSREVEDHLWIFMSIVGVMSHLYLTVVSGDITYILRSLCGFILCFILGYIMFLFGVGGGDGKLLAGMGALVPKYTTPIHTAFGSVLNIGYIPSFPIMVFINGMFLMVFLPIIILIKNLIRGHKPKDIRHLIALSFGEKVKVKDIRGKNRLIMGKEDDIKLFPSSEEDDFSKYDDEEEIYVTPMIPFIVPVTISYIITPYIGDYIIYLILPCCRIIP; encoded by the coding sequence ATGGTAGATTTAATATTTTACAACTATCTCATTGGCTTAATATGTCTTGTAATAGGAGCTATCCAAGATCTTAGAAGTAGAGAGGTTGAAGATCACCTCTGGATATTTATGTCTATTGTTGGAGTAATGTCCCATCTTTATCTAACTGTAGTTAGTGGAGATATTACTTATATATTACGTTCTCTCTGTGGATTTATCCTCTGTTTTATATTGGGGTATATAATGTTTCTATTTGGAGTTGGAGGGGGAGATGGTAAATTGTTGGCAGGAATGGGAGCCCTAGTACCTAAATATACTACACCGATACACACAGCCTTTGGAAGTGTATTAAATATAGGATATATTCCTTCCTTCCCTATAATGGTATTTATCAACGGGATGTTTTTGATGGTATTTTTGCCTATAATAATACTTATAAAAAATCTTATAAGAGGACATAAACCTAAGGACATTAGACACTTAATTGCACTCTCCTTTGGTGAGAAGGTTAAAGTCAAAGATATTAGAGGTAAAAATAGACTGATAATGGGAAAGGAAGACGACATTAAACTTTTCCCATCTTCTGAGGAGGATGACTTTTCGAAGTATGATGACGAAGAAGAGATATATGTAACACCTATGATACCTTTTATAGTACCTGTTACTATATCTTATATAATAACTCCTTACATTGGGGATTATATAATCTATCTAATACTTCCCTGCTGTAGAATTATTCCTTAA